From a single Photobacterium gaetbulicola Gung47 genomic region:
- a CDS encoding cysteine desulfurase (COG1104), which translates to MKLPIYFDYSATCPVDPRVAEKMMQCMTMDGNFGNPASRSHRFGWQAEEAVDTAREQIAELLNADPREIVFTSGATESDNLAIKGAAHFYGKKGKHVITCKTEHKAVLDPCRQLEREGYEVTYLEPEANGLIDMAKLRDAMREDTVLVSIMHVNNEIGVIQDIAAIGELCREKKVIFHVDAAQSAGKLPIDVQEMKIDLISLSAHKIYGPKGIGALYVRRKPRIRLEAQMHGGGHERGFRSGTLATHQIVGMGEAFRIAKEEMDKDYQHALALRERMLKGLEGIEAMTINGDLEQRVPNNLNISFAFVEGESLLMALKDLAVSSGSACTSASLEPSYVLRALGLDDELAHSSIRFSFGRFTTEEEVDYAVSQIRGAVEKLRDMSPLWDMYKEGIDLNTVEWAHH; encoded by the coding sequence ATGAAACTGCCAATATATTTTGATTATTCCGCTACTTGCCCAGTAGATCCGCGCGTTGCAGAAAAAATGATGCAATGTATGACCATGGATGGAAACTTCGGTAACCCGGCTTCTCGTTCTCACCGCTTCGGTTGGCAGGCTGAAGAGGCGGTTGATACCGCGCGTGAGCAAATTGCTGAGCTGCTAAACGCAGACCCACGCGAAATCGTATTTACTTCAGGTGCGACTGAGTCAGACAACCTGGCCATCAAAGGTGCCGCCCACTTCTACGGTAAGAAGGGCAAGCACGTTATCACCTGTAAGACAGAACACAAAGCTGTACTTGATCCATGCCGCCAGCTAGAGCGTGAAGGCTACGAGGTGACTTACCTTGAGCCTGAAGCCAACGGTTTGATCGATATGGCAAAACTGCGCGATGCGATGCGTGAAGACACGGTATTGGTGTCAATCATGCACGTGAACAACGAAATCGGTGTCATCCAGGATATCGCTGCTATCGGAGAGCTATGCCGTGAGAAGAAAGTGATCTTCCACGTCGATGCTGCCCAGTCTGCAGGTAAGCTACCTATCGATGTCCAGGAAATGAAGATCGACCTTATTTCTCTTTCTGCGCACAAAATTTATGGTCCTAAGGGTATCGGTGCCCTTTACGTTCGTCGTAAGCCGCGTATCCGCCTTGAAGCACAGATGCACGGTGGCGGTCACGAGCGTGGTTTCCGCTCTGGTACCCTGGCGACCCATCAGATCGTAGGTATGGGCGAAGCTTTCCGTATTGCCAAAGAAGAGATGGACAAAGATTACCAGCACGCCCTTGCCCTGCGCGAGCGCATGTTGAAAGGCCTTGAAGGTATCGAGGCAATGACCATCAATGGTGACCTGGAGCAGCGTGTACCAAACAACCTGAACATCAGCTTTGCATTCGTTGAAGGTGAATCACTGCTGATGGCACTGAAAGATCTTGCTGTATCTTCAGGCTCGGCATGTACTTCTGCCAGCTTGGAGCCATCTTACGTTCTTCGCGCCCTAGGTTTGGACGACGAACTGGCACACAGCTCAATTCGCTTCTCTTTCGGTCGCTTCACGACGGAAGAAGAAGTAGACTACGCAGTTTCACAAATCCGCGGTGCGGTTGAGAAACTACGTGACATGTCTCCGCTTTGGGATATGTATAAAGAAGGTATTGACCTAAACACGGTCGAGTGGGCACACCACTAA
- a CDS encoding transcriptional regulator (COG1959): MRLTSKGRYAVTAMLDVALHSQDGPVPLADISERQGISLSYLEQLFSRLRKAGLVASVRGPGGGYRLGEDANHIAVGMVIAAVDESVDATKCHGKGDCQGGVRCLTHTLWRDLSSRISGFLNNITLGELMQDNDVQEISDRQDQILTKSSFGHKNTHDSTSIGVDVRS; this comes from the coding sequence ATGAGATTGACATCAAAAGGAAGATACGCAGTCACGGCCATGTTAGATGTGGCTTTGCACTCTCAGGACGGTCCGGTTCCTTTGGCTGACATTTCAGAACGTCAGGGGATCTCGTTGTCCTATTTGGAACAATTGTTCTCCCGCCTGCGCAAAGCTGGCCTGGTGGCCAGTGTTCGTGGACCGGGCGGGGGGTATCGTCTTGGCGAAGACGCCAACCACATTGCTGTGGGTATGGTGATTGCGGCCGTCGATGAATCGGTAGATGCGACCAAGTGTCACGGCAAGGGAGACTGTCAAGGTGGGGTTCGCTGCCTGACACACACGCTGTGGCGTGACCTGAGCTCCCGCATCAGCGGCTTTTTGAATAACATCACTCTTGGTGAGTTGATGCAAGACAATGACGTACAAGAAATATCTGACCGTCAGGATCAGATCCTAACGAAGTCGTCATTTGGACATAAAAATACACACGACAGCACCTCAATCGGTGTCGATGTTCGCTCCTAG
- a CDS encoding TrmH family RNA methyltransferase (COG0565) — translation MLDKVSVVLVGTSHPGNIGSAARAMKVMGLTNLVLVDPACEIDETTYALAAGASDIVEQAKIVSSLDEAIADCGLVVGSSARSRTLEWPQLDPRECGIKAIAEAPSHNVAILFGRERTGLTNEELQRCHCHVYIPANPEYSSLNLAMAVQTVSYEIRMAFLASEKFQTQQQVEEYPRMKELELFYQHLEKVATKTDFISKDKPSMVMTKMRRLFSRARPESQELNILRGILSSVEKSLTRPEK, via the coding sequence ATGTTAGATAAAGTCAGTGTCGTTCTCGTGGGTACCTCACATCCCGGCAATATTGGTTCTGCGGCCCGGGCGATGAAAGTGATGGGCCTGACCAACCTGGTTCTGGTCGATCCGGCCTGCGAAATAGACGAAACCACATACGCACTGGCGGCGGGTGCTTCAGATATCGTCGAGCAGGCGAAGATCGTCTCGAGTCTCGATGAAGCCATCGCCGATTGCGGCTTGGTGGTGGGCTCCAGTGCCCGCTCGCGCACGTTGGAGTGGCCGCAGTTGGATCCCCGTGAATGCGGGATCAAGGCGATTGCCGAAGCGCCGTCCCACAATGTCGCAATCCTGTTTGGCCGTGAGCGTACAGGCCTGACCAATGAAGAATTGCAGCGTTGTCATTGCCACGTCTACATTCCGGCTAACCCTGAATACAGCTCGTTGAATCTGGCGATGGCCGTACAGACGGTGAGTTATGAAATTCGCATGGCGTTTTTGGCGTCGGAAAAATTCCAAACTCAACAGCAGGTTGAAGAATACCCGCGAATGAAGGAGCTGGAATTGTTCTACCAGCACCTTGAAAAGGTGGCGACCAAGACCGACTTTATCAGTAAAGACAAGCCATCGATGGTAATGACCAAAATGCGCCGCCTGTTTTCCCGGGCTCGACCGGAATCACAGGAGCTGAATATCTTACGTGGTATCCTTTCCTCAGTAGAAAAGTCACTCACTCGTCCAGAGAAATAG
- a CDS encoding putative inositol monophosphate family protein (COG0483): MHPMLNIAIRAARKAGDHVIKSLEKSQAIEVANKGNDVVTNIDNEAEAIIIDTIRKSYPEHCIVAAESGTIEGKDKECQWIIDPVDGTKNFVRGYPHYAISVALRMRGRTEVAAVYDPARNELFTATRGAGAQLNSQRIRASQPRDLTGTTLATGLPFAAKQHAESYMKIQSALFVDCDDMRMSGCAALDLCYLAAGRVDGVFRLGLKPWEIAAGELIAREAGAICADFTGNTNHLVTGNIVAGNARVVKPLLSKIREHGSEALAK, translated from the coding sequence ATGCATCCTATGCTGAATATTGCCATTCGTGCTGCACGAAAGGCTGGTGACCATGTCATTAAATCTCTAGAAAAATCGCAAGCTATTGAAGTAGCTAACAAAGGCAATGATGTTGTTACTAACATCGATAACGAAGCAGAAGCTATCATTATCGACACTATCCGCAAATCTTACCCTGAGCACTGCATCGTAGCAGCGGAAAGCGGTACGATTGAAGGCAAGGACAAAGAATGCCAGTGGATCATCGACCCAGTGGATGGCACCAAGAACTTCGTTCGTGGTTACCCTCACTACGCTATCTCTGTTGCACTACGTATGCGCGGCCGCACTGAAGTGGCAGCAGTATACGATCCAGCACGCAACGAGCTATTCACAGCTACCCGTGGCGCAGGCGCTCAGCTTAACAGCCAGCGTATCCGTGCATCTCAGCCACGTGACCTAACCGGTACAACTCTGGCAACAGGCCTACCGTTTGCTGCCAAGCAGCACGCCGAAAGCTACATGAAAATCCAGAGCGCTCTGTTTGTAGACTGTGACGATATGCGTATGTCTGGCTGTGCTGCCCTAGACCTATGTTACCTAGCGGCTGGCCGTGTTGACGGCGTGTTCCGCCTAGGCCTGAAGCCTTGGGAAATTGCAGCAGGTGAGCTTATCGCGCGCGAAGCAGGTGCTATCTGTGCAGACTTCACTGGCAACACTAACCACCTTGTGACTGGCAACATCGTTGCTGGTAACGCTCGTGTTGTTAAGCCGCTGCTGAGCAAAATCCGTGAACACGGTAGCGAAGCACTAGCAAAATAA
- a CDS encoding preprotein translocase subunit SecF (COG0341): MFQIMKADKAIDFMRWSKGAFVLSIIMIIAAIGTVTTQKLNWGLDFTGGTLIEVGFEQPADLGLIRESLEEAGFGDAIVQNFGTARDVMVRLQPREDAQGEKLGTQIIDALKVGTGQDVEMRRIEFVGPNVGDELAEAGGLAILVSLICILLYVSMRFEWRLAAGAVLALAHDVIITIGIFSFTQIEIDLTIVAALLTVVGYSLNDTIVVFDRIRENFRKMRKGDAVEVMNNSITQTLSRTLITSGTTLFVVIALFMKGGSMIHGFAAALLIGITVGTYSSIYVASALALKLGITREHLMPPQVDKEGEEFDAMP, from the coding sequence ATGTTTCAGATAATGAAAGCGGATAAGGCGATCGACTTTATGCGCTGGTCGAAAGGCGCATTTGTCCTTTCGATCATTATGATTATCGCTGCAATTGGTACCGTGACCACCCAGAAACTGAACTGGGGCTTGGATTTCACCGGCGGTACCCTGATTGAAGTGGGCTTCGAGCAGCCTGCTGACCTGGGCTTGATCCGAGAATCACTGGAAGAGGCTGGCTTTGGTGATGCGATTGTGCAGAACTTCGGTACGGCACGTGATGTGATGGTTCGCCTTCAGCCGCGCGAAGATGCACAGGGCGAGAAACTCGGTACCCAGATCATCGATGCCTTGAAAGTTGGTACGGGCCAGGACGTTGAAATGCGTCGTATTGAATTCGTTGGCCCGAACGTGGGTGACGAGCTGGCAGAGGCGGGTGGCTTGGCTATCTTGGTCTCGCTGATCTGTATCTTACTCTACGTTTCAATGCGCTTCGAATGGCGCTTGGCGGCAGGTGCGGTATTGGCACTGGCCCACGACGTTATCATCACTATCGGTATCTTTTCGTTTACCCAGATCGAGATCGACCTGACTATCGTGGCAGCCCTGCTGACCGTTGTCGGTTACTCGCTCAACGATACCATCGTGGTCTTTGACCGTATCCGTGAAAACTTCCGCAAGATGCGGAAGGGTGATGCGGTAGAGGTGATGAATAACTCAATCACTCAGACCCTGAGCCGTACCTTGATCACCTCTGGTACCACCTTGTTCGTGGTTATCGCCCTGTTCATGAAAGGCGGTAGCATGATCCACGGTTTTGCCGCTGCCTTGCTGATCGGTATCACTGTCGGTACCTACTCGTCGATCTACGTGGCTTCGGCACTGGCGCTTAAATTGGGTATTACCCGTGAGCACCTAATGCCACCACAAGTTGACAAAGAAGGCGAAGAGTTTGACGCCATGCCGTAA
- a CDS encoding preprotein translocase subunit SecD (COG0342) — MLNRYPLWKNLMVVFALLIGLLYALPNVYGEDPAIQISGARGASADMSTLDAVTEDLEQNQISYKSVAFENGTVLVRFNDTDTQISARDILNEQLGDDFVVALNLAPSTPDWLESIGANPMKLGLDLRGGVHFLMEVDMDAAMEKLLGQQEETFRTELREAKIRYRAISKTDEAVEVRLRNAEQLAEAKRELQRLHPDMQFTDTTSGFLLSATFTDARLQEIRNYAVDQNITILRNRVNELGVAEPLVQRQGANRIVVELPGVQDTARAKEILGATATLEFREVDNSADLAAAASGRVPPGSEVKFTRDGRPAVLKKRVILGGSHITDASSSADEYGRPQVNISLDSEGGSKMTAFSRNNVGKLMATLFTEYKDSGERDENGKVILEKHEEVINQATIQTALGRNFRITGIDSQAEAHNLALLLRAGALIAPISIVEERTIGPSMGQQNIDMGIQAMVWGMVAVMLFTLLYYRRFGLFANMALLMNLVLIIGVMSMIPGATMTLPGIAGIVLTVGMAVDANVLIFERIREELREGRSPQHAIQQGYANAFSTIADANITTLITAIILFAVGTGAIKGFAVTLSIGILTSMFTAIIGTRALVNLVYGGKRVDKLSI, encoded by the coding sequence GTGCTAAACCGTTATCCCTTGTGGAAGAACCTGATGGTAGTGTTCGCGCTACTTATCGGTTTGCTCTACGCACTTCCCAATGTATACGGTGAAGATCCAGCAATTCAAATCTCCGGGGCGCGTGGCGCCTCGGCAGATATGTCCACGCTGGATGCCGTCACCGAAGATTTAGAACAAAATCAAATCTCCTATAAATCAGTCGCTTTCGAAAACGGTACTGTCCTGGTCCGCTTTAACGACACTGATACCCAAATCAGTGCTCGCGATATTCTTAACGAACAGCTTGGCGACGATTTCGTCGTAGCCCTTAACCTTGCCCCTTCTACCCCAGACTGGCTTGAATCCATCGGTGCGAACCCAATGAAACTGGGCCTTGACCTGCGCGGCGGTGTGCATTTCTTGATGGAAGTAGATATGGACGCAGCAATGGAGAAATTGCTGGGCCAGCAGGAAGAAACATTCCGTACTGAGTTGCGTGAAGCGAAGATTCGTTACCGTGCGATCAGCAAAACCGATGAAGCGGTTGAAGTTCGTCTGCGTAATGCCGAGCAATTGGCTGAAGCCAAGCGTGAGCTGCAGCGCCTTCACCCGGATATGCAGTTTACTGATACCACCAGTGGCTTCCTGCTCAGTGCGACATTTACCGATGCCCGCCTGCAGGAAATTCGCAATTATGCCGTTGACCAGAACATTACCATCCTGCGTAACCGTGTAAACGAGCTGGGTGTCGCCGAGCCACTGGTTCAGCGCCAGGGGGCTAACCGTATTGTGGTTGAGCTACCAGGGGTACAAGATACTGCCCGTGCCAAGGAAATCTTGGGTGCAACGGCAACGCTTGAGTTCCGTGAAGTCGATAATTCGGCTGACTTGGCCGCAGCGGCATCAGGCCGTGTGCCACCGGGCAGCGAAGTGAAGTTCACTCGTGATGGGCGTCCTGCGGTGCTGAAGAAACGTGTGATCCTAGGTGGTTCTCACATTACCGATGCCAGCTCAAGTGCCGATGAATATGGTCGTCCTCAGGTAAACATCTCGCTCGATAGCGAAGGTGGAAGCAAGATGACAGCCTTCTCGCGTAACAACGTAGGCAAGTTGATGGCGACACTATTCACCGAGTACAAAGACAGCGGTGAACGTGACGAAAACGGTAAGGTTATCCTGGAAAAACACGAAGAAGTGATTAACCAGGCGACTATCCAGACCGCACTTGGCCGTAACTTCCGTATTACCGGGATTGATTCACAGGCAGAAGCTCACAACCTAGCACTGCTATTGCGTGCTGGTGCACTGATTGCGCCGATCTCTATTGTTGAAGAGCGGACCATCGGCCCATCAATGGGTCAGCAAAACATCGACATGGGTATCCAGGCGATGGTTTGGGGTATGGTGGCGGTCATGCTGTTTACCCTGCTTTACTACCGTCGCTTCGGTCTATTCGCCAACATGGCACTGCTGATGAACCTGGTATTGATTATCGGTGTGATGTCGATGATCCCGGGGGCGACCATGACCCTGCCGGGTATTGCCGGTATCGTTCTGACGGTGGGTATGGCGGTTGATGCCAACGTACTTATCTTCGAGCGTATCCGTGAGGAGCTTCGCGAAGGCCGCAGCCCGCAGCATGCGATTCAGCAAGGTTATGCCAATGCATTTAGCACCATTGCCGATGCCAACATCACCACTTTGATCACCGCAATCATTCTGTTTGCTGTGGGTACCGGTGCGATCAAAGGCTTCGCCGTCACCCTATCAATTGGTATTTTGACTTCCATGTTCACGGCTATCATCGGTACCCGTGCACTGGTTAACTTGGTTTACGGCGGTAAGCGCGTCGATAAACTGTCGATCTAA
- a CDS encoding preprotein translocase subunit YajC (COG1862), with translation MSLISQAHAAAEGAPQGGGMQLFIMLGLFAVIFYFMIYRPQAKRVKEHKNLMSSMGKGDEVLTNGGLVGKISKVSEENDYIVIALNDTTEVTIKKDFVTAVLPKGTMKSL, from the coding sequence ATGAGTCTGATTTCTCAAGCACACGCAGCAGCTGAAGGTGCACCACAGGGCGGCGGTATGCAGCTATTCATCATGCTTGGCCTGTTTGCCGTTATCTTCTATTTCATGATTTACCGCCCGCAGGCAAAACGTGTGAAAGAGCACAAGAACCTGATGTCTTCCATGGGCAAAGGTGATGAAGTGCTAACCAACGGTGGCCTAGTAGGTAAAATCTCTAAGGTTTCTGAAGAAAACGACTACATTGTAATCGCGCTGAACGACACAACTGAAGTGACTATCAAGAAAGACTTCGTTACTGCCGTTCTGCCAAAAGGCACAATGAAGTCTCTGTAA
- a CDS encoding queuine tRNA-ribosyltransferase (COG0343), whose translation MKFELDKTQGRARRGRLQFERGTVETPAFMPVGTYGTVKGMTPEEVKETGAQILLGNTFHLWLRPGQEVMKMHGDLHDFMQWQGPILTDSGGFQVFSLGDIRKITEEGVHFRNPVNGDKIFMDAEKSMEIQKDLGSDVVMIFDECTPYPATHDEAKKSMEMSLRWAQRSRNHFDKLGNKNALFGIVQGSVYEDLRDVSVEGLTKIGFDGYAVGGLAVGEPKEDMHRVLEHTCPQLPEDKPRYLMGVGKPEDLVEGVRRGIDMFDCVMPTRNARNGHLFVTGGVIKIRNAKHKTDTTPLDPHCDCYTCRNYSKAYLYHLDKCNEILGARLNTIHNLRYYQRLMESIRKAIEEDRFDVFVEEFYARRNREVPPLNDNK comes from the coding sequence GTGAAATTTGAATTAGATAAAACCCAGGGACGTGCCCGCCGCGGTCGTCTGCAGTTTGAGCGTGGCACGGTAGAAACACCGGCCTTTATGCCGGTTGGTACTTACGGTACGGTAAAGGGCATGACACCGGAAGAAGTCAAAGAGACCGGTGCGCAAATTCTGTTGGGTAATACCTTCCACCTGTGGTTGCGTCCTGGCCAGGAAGTGATGAAGATGCACGGCGACCTGCACGATTTCATGCAGTGGCAAGGTCCTATCCTGACCGATTCAGGCGGTTTCCAGGTATTTAGCTTGGGTGATATTCGTAAGATCACGGAGGAAGGTGTTCACTTCCGTAACCCGGTGAACGGTGACAAGATTTTCATGGACGCCGAGAAGTCGATGGAAATCCAGAAAGACCTTGGCTCTGACGTCGTGATGATCTTCGACGAGTGTACGCCTTACCCGGCGACACACGATGAAGCGAAGAAGTCGATGGAGATGTCACTGCGTTGGGCACAGCGCAGCCGCAACCACTTTGACAAACTTGGTAACAAAAATGCGCTGTTCGGTATCGTCCAAGGTAGTGTATACGAAGACTTGCGCGATGTGTCAGTCGAAGGCCTGACTAAGATCGGCTTTGACGGTTATGCGGTAGGTGGTCTTGCCGTCGGTGAGCCGAAAGAAGACATGCACCGTGTACTTGAGCATACCTGCCCTCAACTACCTGAAGACAAGCCGCGCTACCTGATGGGTGTGGGCAAGCCAGAAGATTTGGTTGAAGGTGTTCGCCGTGGTATCGACATGTTCGACTGCGTTATGCCGACTCGAAATGCCCGAAATGGCCACCTGTTTGTGACCGGAGGTGTGATCAAGATCCGTAATGCGAAACATAAAACGGACACAACCCCTCTCGATCCGCACTGTGACTGTTACACTTGTCGCAACTATTCGAAGGCGTACCTGTACCACTTGGATAAATGTAATGAAATCCTGGGTGCGCGCCTTAACACAATCCACAACTTGCGTTACTACCAGCGTTTGATGGAAAGTATCCGCAAGGCGATTGAAGAAGATCGTTTCGATGTGTTCGTAGAGGAATTCTATGCACGTCGCAACCGTGAAGTTCCACCATTAAATGACAACAAATAA
- a CDS encoding S-adenosylmethionine:tRNA ribosyltransferase-isomerase (COG0809) — MMQVSDFDFDLPDELIARYPQPQRTASRLLQLTGNTGELAHKGFKDVLDLVEPGDLLVFNNTRVIPARLFGRKASGGKLEVLVERMLDDKSILAHVRASKSPKPGNELFLGDNDEYQAEMVARHDALFEIRFNSDKTVLEILEEVGHMPLPPYIDRPDEDADKERYQTVYNAKPGAVAAPTAGLHFDDELMAALKAKGVNFAFVTLHVGAGTFQPVRVDNINDHHMHAEYVEVPEEVVAAINATKANGKRVVAVGTTSVRSLESAAQDAKQKGTELKPFFGDTEIFIYPGYEYQLIDVLITNFHLPESTLIMLVSAFAGYEHTMNAYKQAVENKYRFFSYGDSMFITRKTV; from the coding sequence ATGATGCAAGTTTCTGATTTTGACTTTGACCTTCCTGATGAGCTGATCGCTCGCTACCCGCAACCTCAGCGTACTGCTAGCCGCTTGCTGCAGCTGACCGGCAACACTGGTGAGCTGGCACACAAAGGCTTTAAGGATGTTCTGGATCTGGTTGAGCCGGGTGATTTGTTAGTGTTCAACAATACCCGAGTGATCCCGGCACGTTTGTTTGGGCGCAAAGCGTCTGGCGGTAAGCTGGAAGTGCTGGTTGAGCGTATGCTGGATGACAAGAGCATTCTTGCCCATGTACGTGCGTCAAAATCTCCGAAGCCGGGTAATGAATTGTTCCTTGGTGACAATGATGAATATCAGGCTGAAATGGTTGCTCGCCATGATGCATTGTTTGAAATCCGTTTCAACAGCGACAAAACGGTGTTGGAGATCCTTGAAGAAGTGGGCCACATGCCGCTTCCGCCATATATCGATCGCCCAGATGAAGATGCCGACAAAGAGCGCTACCAGACGGTATACAACGCCAAGCCGGGTGCGGTTGCCGCGCCGACGGCAGGCCTGCACTTTGACGATGAGCTGATGGCGGCCCTCAAGGCTAAGGGCGTGAACTTTGCTTTCGTGACCTTGCATGTCGGTGCGGGTACTTTCCAGCCGGTTCGCGTGGATAATATCAATGACCACCATATGCACGCCGAATATGTGGAAGTACCTGAGGAAGTGGTTGCTGCGATCAACGCGACCAAGGCCAACGGTAAGCGCGTGGTGGCGGTAGGCACGACATCAGTGCGCTCGCTGGAGAGTGCCGCTCAGGATGCCAAGCAGAAAGGCACTGAACTCAAACCATTTTTCGGTGATACCGAAATCTTCATCTACCCGGGCTATGAATATCAGCTGATTGATGTGCTGATCACCAACTTCCACTTGCCGGAATCAACCCTGATTATGTTGGTGAGTGCGTTTGCCGGCTATGAGCATACGATGAACGCATACAAGCAAGCTGTTGAAAACAAATATCGTTTCTTCAGTTACGGTGATTCGATGTTTATTACCCGCAAAACGGTGTAA
- a CDS encoding putative trypsin-like serine protease (COG5640) translates to MRKLLFIMLSWAMWLPFYVHSDDPVPQPKIIGGIESGSSEIPWQAYLNMTFGEGANERTFICGGVVISADVVLTAAHCMRNGFETAKPSKVKVWAGITSIFSAGSLNAVAVHEIVLHPQYNASRFANDMAIVKLSSPLPDNAQPIRLASADDQQRADEAFANGWVTNGERQPNLLVSGWGSTDASNASSGATRLRQTLLSGVPDNICDSMWGANINSSEYGIFLCAGSVSPTLGRDSCFGDSGGPLVWQDPLRAADSDFGLRLVGLVSFGEGCAGRLPGVYSEVASQRSWLESEIGQGALDQPMATFAVDPFLANYEGAGEVVDGGQSVASGGGNSGSSGGGLGLGGLALLVAVTWLRRRVMGQALSR, encoded by the coding sequence ATGCGTAAGCTGCTGTTTATCATGCTGTCTTGGGCGATGTGGTTGCCATTCTATGTACACAGTGATGATCCTGTACCTCAACCGAAAATTATCGGCGGTATTGAGTCCGGGTCCAGCGAAATACCTTGGCAGGCTTACCTCAATATGACCTTTGGCGAAGGTGCGAACGAAAGAACCTTCATTTGTGGCGGTGTGGTGATCAGCGCCGATGTCGTGCTGACTGCTGCCCACTGTATGCGCAATGGCTTCGAGACCGCCAAACCGAGCAAGGTGAAGGTGTGGGCTGGTATCACCAGTATCTTCAGCGCGGGCTCGCTCAATGCGGTGGCGGTGCATGAAATCGTACTTCACCCCCAATACAATGCTTCACGGTTTGCCAACGATATGGCCATTGTCAAGCTGTCCAGCCCGTTGCCGGACAATGCGCAGCCTATCCGGCTAGCATCGGCGGATGACCAGCAGCGAGCGGACGAGGCTTTTGCCAATGGCTGGGTCACCAACGGCGAACGCCAGCCGAACTTGTTGGTGTCAGGCTGGGGCAGTACCGATGCCAGTAATGCCAGCTCGGGGGCAACCCGGCTTCGGCAGACCTTGTTATCTGGGGTGCCTGACAATATTTGCGACTCCATGTGGGGCGCAAACATCAATAGCAGCGAATACGGTATCTTCTTATGTGCCGGTTCCGTGTCGCCAACACTCGGCCGAGACAGCTGCTTTGGTGATTCCGGCGGCCCGCTGGTCTGGCAGGATCCATTGCGGGCGGCAGACAGTGACTTTGGCTTGCGCCTAGTAGGGCTTGTCAGTTTTGGTGAAGGCTGCGCCGGCCGGTTGCCAGGCGTCTATTCGGAAGTCGCGAGCCAGAGGAGCTGGCTGGAATCGGAAATAGGTCAGGGGGCGTTGGATCAGCCGATGGCGACTTTTGCCGTCGATCCTTTCTTGGCCAACTATGAAGGGGCGGGGGAAGTGGTCGATGGGGGCCAGTCCGTGGCCAGCGGCGGAGGAAATAGTGGCAGTAGCGGCGGGGGGCTCGGCCTCGGCGGGCTAGCGTTGCTCGTGGCTGTTACGTGGTTGCGCCGACGTGTCATGGGCCAGGCGCTGTCGAGGTGA
- a CDS encoding putative acetoin utilization protein AcuB (COG0517), with translation MFTVADMMTPHPHTLSASHTLADAKRLMTKHHIHHVPITDKDNHLIGLVSQRDILSAQESSLEQISKSTFISALDIPLEQTMHRNLRCVDPTAGLKEAAIYMQKHQIGCLPIVDHNKLVGIITDTDFVSIAINLLELQEEVEPLENDSTSSY, from the coding sequence ATGTTTACCGTCGCCGATATGATGACGCCCCATCCCCATACCTTGAGCGCATCGCATACGCTTGCCGATGCCAAGCGGCTCATGACCAAACATCACATCCACCATGTCCCGATCACCGACAAAGACAATCACCTGATTGGCCTGGTGAGCCAACGGGATATCCTTTCAGCCCAGGAATCGAGCCTTGAGCAAATCTCAAAAAGCACGTTCATTTCTGCCCTTGATATTCCACTGGAGCAAACTATGCACCGCAACCTGAGGTGCGTTGACCCGACAGCAGGGCTCAAGGAAGCGGCAATCTATATGCAAAAGCACCAAATTGGCTGTTTGCCGATAGTCGACCACAATAAGTTAGTAGGGATCATCACCGATACTGATTTCGTCTCCATTGCCATCAACCTTCTGGAGCTCCAGGAAGAGGTCGAACCGCTTGAAAACGACTCTACATCCAGCTACTGA